One Castanea sativa cultivar Marrone di Chiusa Pesio chromosome 4, ASM4071231v1 DNA window includes the following coding sequences:
- the LOC142632644 gene encoding uncharacterized protein LOC142632644 produces the protein MVVVERGELVGVQVTSVVVHGNPAWKLYVDGAANQRGFGVGIVMVSLDGIAIEKSLRLCFSTTNFKAKYEALLTGVAMVKKLGRKVVEAFSDTRLIVRQVKGELEAKDHRMQGYLGKARQLQSGFESFSIQQVPRSKNTHADSLATLATSSKKGLPWVILVDDLLMPAEAGLMRARIH, from the coding sequence ATGGTTGTTGTTGAGAGGGGAGAATTAGTAGGGGTGCAAGTCACATCAGTTGTTGTCCATGGAAATCCAGCTTGGAAGCTTTACGTAGATGGGGCAGCTAACCAAAGGGGGTTTGGAGTTGGGATAGTAATGGTATCCCTAGACGGAATTGCTATTGAGAAATCCCTAAGGTTGTGCTTTTCAACCACTAATTTTAAGGCCAAATATGAAGCCTTGTTAACTGGGGTAGCTATGGTGAAGAAGCTGGGTAGAAAAGTTGTTGAGGCCTTTTCAGACACAAGGTTGATTGTTAGACAGGTTAAGGGTGAGCTAGAAGCCAAGGATCATAGGATGCAAGGATATTTGGGTAAAGCTCGACAATTACAATCTGGTTTTGAATCTTTCTCTATACAACAGGTCCCGAGGAGCAAGAATACTCATGCAGACTCTTTGGCAACTTTAGCAACTTCTTCAAAGAAAGGCCTTCCCTGGGTCATCCTCGTTGACGATTTATTAATGCCTGCTGAGGCAGGATTGATGAGGGCTAGAATACACTAG